A genomic segment from Streptomyces sp. NBC_00459 encodes:
- a CDS encoding AAA family ATPase translates to MDPTTDNAGTTGNPETARAALEALRAEIAKAVVGQDPAVTGLVVALLCRGHVLLEGVPGVAKTLLVRALASALELDTKRVQFTPDLMASDITGSLVYDTRTAEFSFQPGPVFTNLLLADEINRTPPKTQSSLLEAMEERQVTVDGTPRPLPDPFLVAATQNPVEYEGTYPLPEAQLDRFLLKLTIPLPSRQDEIDVLTRHAEGFNPRDLRAAGIRPVAGPADLEAARAAVAKTAISPEITAYVVDICRATRESPSFTLGVSPRGATALLATSRAWAWLTGRDYVIPDDVKALALPTLRHRVQLRPEAEMEGVTADSVINAILAHVPVPR, encoded by the coding sequence ATGGACCCGACCACTGACAACGCCGGGACCACCGGGAACCCGGAAACCGCCCGGGCCGCCCTGGAAGCCCTGCGCGCCGAGATCGCCAAAGCCGTGGTCGGCCAGGACCCCGCCGTGACCGGCCTCGTCGTCGCCCTTCTCTGCCGCGGACACGTCCTCCTGGAAGGAGTCCCCGGAGTAGCCAAAACGCTGCTCGTCCGGGCACTCGCGTCCGCACTCGAACTCGACACCAAGCGCGTCCAGTTCACTCCGGACCTGATGGCGAGCGACATCACCGGCTCTCTCGTCTACGACACGCGCACCGCCGAGTTCTCCTTCCAGCCGGGCCCGGTCTTCACCAACCTCCTCCTCGCGGACGAGATCAACCGCACGCCCCCGAAGACCCAGTCGTCCCTCCTGGAAGCCATGGAGGAACGCCAGGTCACCGTCGACGGCACCCCCCGCCCCCTCCCCGACCCGTTCCTGGTCGCGGCGACGCAGAACCCGGTCGAGTACGAGGGCACATACCCCCTTCCCGAGGCCCAGCTGGACCGTTTCCTCCTCAAGCTCACGATCCCCCTCCCTTCACGCCAGGACGAGATCGACGTCCTCACCCGCCACGCCGAGGGCTTCAACCCGCGCGACCTGCGCGCCGCCGGCATACGCCCCGTGGCAGGCCCGGCAGACCTGGAAGCAGCGCGCGCGGCGGTCGCCAAGACGGCGATCTCCCCGGAAATCACCGCCTACGTCGTAGACATCTGCCGCGCGACCCGCGAATCCCCGTCCTTCACGCTCGGTGTCTCCCCCCGAGGCGCCACGGCCCTCCTCGCGACGTCCCGCGCCTGGGCCTGGCTGACCGGCCGCGACTACGTCATCCCCGACGACGTGAAGGCACTCGCCCTGCCCACCCTCCGCCACCGCGTGCAACTCCGCCCGGAAGCCGAGATGGAGGGCGTGACAGCCGACTCGGTCATCAACGCGATCCTCGCCCACGTCCCCGTCCCCCGCTGA
- a CDS encoding DUF4350 domain-containing protein, with product MSTEATTLPAPTSASPTARQVWTRTRGVVFGVVLLLVGAVTIAVINSGTRRGGLDPRSADPRGSRAVATLLADRGVSTRVVTTLAEASAAADADTTLLVAVPDLLTDRQQQQLHTATESAGGRTVLVAPGSPSVGTLAPGVTADPAISFHSKLSPDCDLPAARRAGTADTGGFRYDTTATDADTCYPSDGLPTLVRVPAVTGNGDTVVLGAPDILYNDRLDEHGNASLALQLLGSRPHLVWYLPSLSDLSRTDPGERSFFDLLPSGWLWGTLQLFFAAVLAAFWRARRFGPLVPERLPVAIRASETVEGHARLYRKTNARDRAAGALRSTTRTRLAPLVGVPVPQAHAPEALLPALSSHLHDHGDGQTLHSLLFGPPPRDDAALISLADQLDALEREVRRP from the coding sequence ATGAGCACCGAGGCCACCACGCTCCCCGCCCCCACCTCGGCCTCGCCCACCGCCCGCCAGGTGTGGACCCGCACACGAGGCGTCGTATTCGGCGTCGTCCTCCTCCTTGTGGGCGCCGTCACCATCGCCGTGATCAACTCCGGCACCCGGCGCGGCGGCCTCGACCCACGTTCCGCCGACCCCCGGGGCAGTCGCGCCGTCGCCACACTCCTCGCCGACCGGGGCGTCTCCACGCGCGTGGTCACCACCCTCGCCGAGGCGTCCGCCGCGGCGGACGCCGACACGACCCTTCTGGTCGCGGTCCCCGACCTGCTGACCGACCGTCAGCAGCAGCAACTGCACACGGCGACGGAGAGCGCCGGCGGACGCACGGTCCTGGTCGCCCCCGGCAGCCCGTCCGTCGGGACACTCGCCCCCGGCGTCACCGCCGACCCCGCGATCAGCTTCCACTCGAAGCTCTCCCCCGACTGCGATCTGCCCGCCGCCCGACGCGCGGGCACCGCCGACACAGGCGGCTTCCGCTACGACACCACCGCCACCGACGCCGACACGTGCTACCCCAGCGACGGCCTCCCCACCCTGGTACGCGTCCCCGCGGTCACAGGGAACGGCGACACCGTCGTGCTCGGGGCACCCGACATCCTCTACAACGATCGTCTCGACGAGCACGGCAACGCCTCGCTCGCCCTCCAACTGCTCGGCTCCCGGCCCCACTTGGTCTGGTACCTCCCCTCGCTCTCCGACCTGTCGCGCACCGATCCCGGTGAACGCAGCTTCTTCGACCTGCTCCCTTCGGGCTGGCTCTGGGGCACCCTGCAACTCTTCTTCGCCGCGGTTCTGGCCGCCTTCTGGCGGGCACGCCGATTCGGCCCCCTGGTACCCGAACGTCTCCCCGTGGCGATCCGCGCCTCCGAAACCGTCGAAGGCCACGCCCGCCTCTACCGCAAGACCAACGCCCGCGACCGCGCGGCAGGCGCTCTTCGCTCCACCACCCGCACTCGCCTCGCCCCCCTCGTAGGCGTCCCCGTGCCCCAGGCGCATGCGCCCGAGGCCCTGCTCCCCGCGCTGTCCTCCCACCTCCACGACCACGGAGACGGACAGACCCTGCATTCCCTCCTCTTCGGCCCGCCGCCCCGCGACGACGCCGCCCTCATCTCCCTCGCCGACCAACTCGACGCCCTCGAAAGAGAGGTACGCCGTCCATGA
- a CDS encoding DUF4129 domain-containing protein, protein MSLTGGFLTTVPALPPTAEAAVRALLRAGGTAVLSLAADDPPVTVPRDPAREAARRELSKRMYHQNDPSPLQRAMDAFWDWLGKVFNSTSTATPGGMVGLVVVLLAVAAVIGALWWRLGTPRIGPTSSAVLFDDRPRSAAEHRAAAEAHAVQGHWNQAVQERMRAVVRSLEERALLDVRPGRTADEAAAEAGRALPAHTDRLRTAARDFDEVTYGGRTATPQMYRRLTELDDDLERTKPVLANSSGAPGTAPNTRRGAAG, encoded by the coding sequence GTGAGCCTGACGGGGGGATTCCTCACCACGGTGCCGGCCCTGCCGCCCACCGCCGAAGCGGCCGTACGAGCACTGCTGCGCGCCGGTGGGACCGCCGTACTGTCGCTGGCGGCCGACGACCCGCCGGTGACGGTCCCGCGCGATCCCGCACGGGAGGCAGCCCGGCGCGAGCTGTCCAAGCGCATGTACCACCAGAACGACCCGAGCCCGCTCCAACGGGCCATGGATGCCTTCTGGGACTGGCTCGGCAAGGTGTTCAACTCGACCTCGACCGCGACCCCCGGAGGCATGGTCGGACTGGTGGTCGTCCTCCTCGCCGTCGCCGCCGTGATCGGCGCCCTGTGGTGGCGCCTCGGCACCCCGCGCATCGGCCCCACCTCCTCCGCCGTGCTCTTCGACGACCGCCCGCGCAGCGCCGCCGAACACCGCGCCGCCGCCGAGGCCCACGCCGTCCAGGGCCACTGGAACCAGGCCGTCCAGGAGCGCATGCGCGCCGTCGTCCGCTCCCTGGAGGAACGCGCGCTCCTCGATGTCCGCCCCGGCCGCACCGCCGACGAGGCAGCCGCGGAAGCGGGCCGCGCCCTGCCCGCACACACCGACCGCCTGCGCACCGCGGCCCGCGACTTCGACGAGGTGACGTACGGCGGACGCACCGCGACCCCGCAGATGTACCGCCGGCTCACCGAACTCGACGACGACCTGGAGCGCACGAAACCGGTCCTCGCGAACAGCAGCGGTGCCCCCGGCACGGCCCCCAACACCCGCCGGGGAGCCGCCGGATGA